In Bacteroidota bacterium, the following proteins share a genomic window:
- a CDS encoding outer membrane beta-barrel protein, giving the protein MTTLLKLSLSLLLLTASCLAQTMVGLQGGINWSNYDIKPTPGNVYGTGLGPNIGLLVQSKLLDELYVIGGLSYVKKTIPWLVHQYLESSSPDIEFNYEFTQLSVSLKKEFPIYSLGPYIMVGGTCGFLNSASYVDDRFGGPAYTVGWSNDARRTDFDLNLGLGLSYHLDDAVSIFVDVKYSYDLVSLSKEATGNTYIRSTQGSCGILVGI; this is encoded by the coding sequence ATTACGACTCTACTCAAACTATCATTAAGCCTACTTCTCCTCACTGCTTCTTGCCTCGCTCAAACAATGGTTGGCTTGCAAGGAGGCATTAATTGGTCAAACTACGATATCAAGCCTACCCCCGGGAATGTCTACGGAACTGGATTAGGCCCCAATATCGGCCTCCTCGTCCAATCCAAATTGCTCGACGAACTTTATGTCATTGGAGGCCTGTCCTATGTCAAAAAGACTATTCCGTGGCTGGTTCATCAGTATCTTGAATCAAGCAGTCCGGACATCGAATTCAACTACGAGTTTACTCAGCTCTCGGTCTCTCTCAAAAAGGAATTTCCAATCTACAGTTTGGGACCCTACATCATGGTCGGTGGAACATGCGGATTTCTAAATTCCGCTTCGTATGTTGACGATCGATTCGGCGGGCCAGCATATACCGTGGGCTGGTCAAACGATGCTAGGAGAACAGACTTCGATCTTAACTTGGGTCTCGGACTATCCTACCATCTCGATGACGCTGTATCGATCTTTGTCGATGTTAAATATTCGTATGACCTTGTCAGCCTAAGCAAGGAGGCAACAGGAAATACCTATATTAGAAGCACGCAAGGCTCGTGCGGCATATTAGTCGGAATCTAG
- a CDS encoding beta-L-arabinofuranosidase domain-containing protein, giving the protein MKTRSLCIIAAFCSLNSAVVFSQYIGQFTSKQAMKPELQAKAYSFDLSDVTLRDGRFRDNMERDGKWLLSIDNNRLLHSWRVNAGMETHARPYGGWEGLDVELRGHTTGHVLSGLALMYASTGEAAYKSKGDSLVSALAEIQRTLNQGGYLSAFPQNLVDRAIDGTPVWAPWYTIHKIMAGLIDMYQYAGNKQALDVAAKMGDWAYRKLEHLSPEQLAVMHRTEFGGMIEAAYNLYSITGNVNDKKLAEFFYDHMILDPLARRLDTLAGFHANTQIPKITGEARGYELTGDKKQKTIAEFFWQTVIDHHTYATGGNSDDEYFFEPDQLSKHISRATTETCNTYNMLKLTRHLFTWTADVKYADYYERALYNHILASQEPGTGMVTYFMSFTPGTFKTYCDRDNSFWCCVGTGFENHAKYAEGIYYHDENGIFINLFIPSKLTWKEKGIILTQRSRFPEEASTHLAIQEIKDGNVPLYVRYPSWATSGAAVTINGTKVEINQKPGSYIVLKRNWKTGDEIDVTYPMALHMVATNDNPNLAAIEYGPIVLAGAMGTEGMNPPAPFAKDQLDYRNVPVPQDIDTALNVNGRTINDWLIPVDGKPLTFKTVKAASKEITLVPYYTIDKERYVVYWNLK; this is encoded by the coding sequence ATGAAAACGAGAAGCTTGTGCATTATTGCGGCGTTCTGCTCCCTTAATTCTGCAGTTGTTTTTTCGCAGTATATCGGCCAATTCACCTCGAAGCAAGCAATGAAACCTGAGCTGCAAGCGAAAGCGTACAGCTTTGATTTGTCGGATGTAACACTGCGCGACGGCCGCTTCAGGGACAACATGGAACGGGACGGAAAGTGGCTGTTGAGCATCGACAATAACCGGTTGCTGCACAGCTGGCGCGTCAATGCCGGCATGGAGACACATGCCCGGCCGTACGGCGGATGGGAAGGCTTGGACGTTGAACTGCGCGGCCACACCACGGGGCATGTTCTCTCCGGCTTGGCGCTGATGTATGCGTCGACGGGAGAAGCAGCTTACAAAAGCAAGGGCGATTCGCTTGTGAGCGCTTTGGCTGAGATTCAGAGGACCTTGAATCAAGGAGGCTATCTGAGCGCGTTCCCCCAGAATCTGGTCGACCGTGCGATCGACGGAACTCCGGTCTGGGCGCCGTGGTATACAATCCATAAAATCATGGCCGGATTGATCGACATGTATCAATACGCCGGCAATAAGCAAGCTCTCGATGTTGCGGCGAAAATGGGCGATTGGGCGTATCGCAAGCTTGAACACCTCTCCCCAGAACAATTGGCTGTCATGCACCGAACGGAATTTGGCGGAATGATCGAGGCGGCTTACAATCTGTATTCGATCACCGGCAACGTGAATGATAAAAAGCTGGCGGAATTTTTTTATGACCATATGATCCTCGATCCGTTGGCTCGACGGCTGGATACATTAGCTGGATTCCATGCCAATACGCAAATCCCGAAAATCACCGGCGAGGCGCGAGGGTATGAATTGACCGGCGATAAAAAGCAAAAAACGATCGCAGAATTCTTCTGGCAAACCGTCATCGACCATCACACATACGCGACCGGCGGCAACAGTGACGATGAATATTTTTTTGAACCGGATCAGCTTTCAAAGCATATATCGCGGGCGACAACCGAAACCTGCAATACGTACAACATGCTCAAGCTCACCCGCCATCTGTTCACTTGGACGGCTGATGTCAAGTACGCCGATTATTATGAGCGGGCGTTGTACAATCACATCCTGGCGTCCCAGGAACCGGGAACCGGCATGGTAACGTATTTTATGTCGTTTACACCCGGCACTTTCAAGACATATTGCGACAGGGACAATTCATTCTGGTGTTGTGTCGGCACCGGATTTGAGAATCACGCCAAGTACGCCGAAGGCATTTACTACCATGACGAAAACGGCATTTTTATAAACCTCTTTATTCCGTCGAAATTAACCTGGAAAGAAAAAGGAATCATATTGACTCAACGATCCCGATTTCCTGAAGAGGCTTCCACCCATCTCGCAATTCAAGAGATCAAGGACGGGAACGTGCCGCTTTACGTTCGTTATCCGTCATGGGCAACATCGGGGGCCGCAGTGACAATTAACGGGACCAAAGTGGAGATAAACCAAAAGCCGGGGAGTTACATCGTTCTGAAAAGAAATTGGAAGACTGGCGACGAAATTGACGTTACCTATCCGATGGCGTTGCATATGGTTGCAACAAATGACAATCCCAACCTTGCTGCGATCGAATACGGCCCGATCGTCCTGGCCGGAGCAATGGGGACTGAGGGAATGAACCCTCCGGCTCCATTTGCCAAAGATCAGCTCGATTATAGAAACGTCCCCGTTCCGCAAGATATTGATACGGCACTCAATGTTAACGGGAGAACAATAAACGATTGGCTGATTCCCGTGGACGGAAAGCCGTTGACTTTTAAGACGGTAAAAGCGGCTTCAAAAGAGATCACTCTGGTTCCCTATTACACAATCGATAAAGAACGCTATGTCGTTTATTGGAACCTGAAATAG
- a CDS encoding TlpA disulfide reductase family protein, translating to MRTNLLSCLFYFALSTLISAQRGHCQSDSMQMSPEFKFATLADQEVSSKDLKGKVIVLDFWSSDCNPCKKSMPQLEKFYQQYKNNPKVVLYCVNSGWETLERAKNFASSKRSSFLFIPAGTPYDLPFAYDSGSATMKAFNLELNPSTVIIDSKFRVRVKHSAFIADFYDFLTKHVEEYLADK from the coding sequence ATGAGAACTAATCTTCTCTCTTGCTTATTCTACTTTGCCTTGTCAACGCTCATCTCGGCACAGAGGGGGCATTGTCAATCAGATTCAATGCAGATGTCACCAGAGTTCAAATTCGCCACCCTCGCCGATCAAGAGGTCTCCTCCAAGGACCTCAAAGGTAAAGTCATCGTGCTCGACTTCTGGAGCTCAGATTGCAACCCCTGCAAGAAGTCAATGCCTCAATTGGAGAAGTTCTACCAGCAATACAAGAACAATCCGAAAGTCGTTCTCTATTGCGTTAATTCGGGGTGGGAAACGTTAGAAAGGGCCAAAAATTTCGCGAGCTCAAAGAGATCCAGTTTCCTCTTCATTCCGGCAGGTACACCGTACGATTTACCCTTTGCCTACGACAGCGGAAGCGCAACAATGAAGGCATTCAACCTAGAACTCAATCCATCGACTGTTATTATCGACAGCAAGTTCAGGGTTCGAGTGAAGCATTCAGCCTTCATCGCTGACTTCTACGATTTCTTAACTAAACATGTTGAAGAGTATTTGGCTGACAAATAG
- a CDS encoding DinB family protein — protein sequence MMKGDERLELVLDTWQTNNRVTEFFFEHLPRELWEMNIPGAPQKSVRMLAGHIHNSRCMWIKMVGRRYGIKPPESVDRRRVTRRNLLRALKKSNAVVVELLRRGLKGDGILRINVPWANIPSDVVHFMTYLAVHEAHHRGQIIVAARASGLRLPKEVTSGLWQWKKWSKEIQSRRTAGARQRNKLQ from the coding sequence ATGATGAAGGGCGATGAGCGGCTGGAGCTGGTCTTGGATACCTGGCAAACGAATAATCGGGTGACGGAGTTTTTTTTCGAGCATCTGCCTCGCGAGTTATGGGAGATGAACATTCCCGGCGCGCCTCAAAAGTCCGTGCGAATGCTTGCCGGCCATATTCATAATAGCCGATGCATGTGGATAAAAATGGTCGGACGAAGGTACGGAATAAAACCCCCGGAAAGCGTTGACCGCCGTAGGGTCACCCGGCGCAACCTGCTCCGTGCATTAAAGAAGAGCAATGCCGTGGTCGTCGAATTGCTCAGGCGCGGCCTGAAGGGCGATGGAATATTGCGTATCAACGTGCCGTGGGCCAACATTCCATCCGATGTCGTGCACTTCATGACGTATCTTGCGGTCCACGAAGCCCACCACCGCGGACAAATTATTGTCGCGGCCAGAGCATCGGGCCTGCGGCTTCCGAAAGAAGTGACTTCCGGTCTCTGGCAATGGAAGAAATGGTCCAAGGAAATTCAAAGCCGTAGGACGGCCGGCGCCCGGCAGAGAAATAAACTGCAGTAA
- a CDS encoding nucleotidyltransferase domain-containing protein — protein sequence MEEHHSAAINDFLSLYKTREGFVAFLLAGSLAHGFAKKNSDIDIIIVATEEEYERRKRQSKLAFSIWDICKYPGGYVDCKVVSIHTLEGIAEKGSDPARYAFKDVRVLYSRETKLPDVLERLTRYPTEQTSERQRRFACQLLAWKWYMSQAEEKNNQYLLHLATQKVTLFSCRLVLNFNAQLYPFHKWLLEEIRRSPKKPDGFLPLIDALLGKPSFELAQKITNNVFDFLGLIEKDIDWPNQFMSDSEMNWIDHEAPIDDI from the coding sequence GTGGAAGAACATCACTCAGCAGCGATCAACGACTTTCTTTCCCTGTACAAAACTCGAGAGGGTTTTGTGGCTTTCTTGCTTGCAGGATCACTAGCTCACGGTTTTGCAAAAAAGAACTCAGATATAGATATCATTATCGTTGCAACTGAAGAGGAGTATGAAAGAAGAAAACGTCAAAGCAAGCTGGCATTCAGCATTTGGGATATCTGCAAGTACCCTGGCGGGTACGTCGATTGCAAAGTGGTTTCGATTCATACTCTCGAGGGAATTGCAGAAAAAGGAAGCGATCCTGCACGCTACGCATTCAAAGATGTCAGAGTCCTCTATTCAAGAGAAACGAAGCTACCAGATGTTCTGGAAAGGCTTACCCGGTATCCAACGGAACAAACTAGTGAAAGGCAACGTCGTTTCGCATGTCAGCTTCTTGCTTGGAAGTGGTATATGAGCCAAGCAGAAGAGAAGAACAATCAATATCTTCTGCATTTGGCGACTCAAAAGGTAACACTCTTTTCTTGTCGATTAGTATTGAACTTTAATGCACAACTATATCCGTTCCACAAATGGCTACTCGAAGAGATCAGAAGAAGTCCAAAGAAGCCTGATGGCTTTCTTCCTCTGATTGATGCACTACTAGGTAAGCCCTCATTTGAGCTAGCACAAAAGATCACGAACAACGTCTTTGATTTCCTTGGATTGATTGAAAAGGACATTGACTGGCCAAATCAATTCATGAGCGATAGTGAAATGAATTGGATAGATCATGAAGCCCCAATCGATGATATATAA
- a CDS encoding lipocalin family protein has protein sequence MRGAFKRRGWLTGGSGPKGIPSGLTEPGVGFLHDIKYFKSGLDAMTNYHLNSLNWSVHMLFLAVLTVLPATWTKAQELTAVPYVDLNKYAGLWYEIARLPNSFQQQCTEGVTATYTVLDDGTIKVVNRCQKENGEIDEAEGKVKRADGDTSNAKLKVRFAPAILSFLPFVWGNYWVIDLAPDYSYAVVGEPTRKYFWILSRTPALDEGTLNMILDRAKAKGYDLTGLIRTKQSIR, from the coding sequence ATGCGCGGGGCATTTAAGCGTCGCGGCTGGCTCACCGGCGGCTCAGGTCCTAAAGGAATCCCTTCGGGACTGACGGAACCGGGCGTCGGCTTCTTACACGATATCAAATATTTCAAATCCGGTCTTGATGCTATGACAAATTATCATTTGAATTCGTTGAACTGGAGCGTACACATGCTATTCTTGGCAGTCCTTACCGTATTGCCTGCAACTTGGACGAAGGCACAAGAGCTTACTGCAGTTCCGTATGTTGATCTCAACAAATACGCCGGGTTGTGGTACGAGATTGCTCGATTACCTAACAGTTTTCAGCAACAGTGCACTGAAGGCGTGACCGCAACATATACCGTGTTAGATGATGGAACCATCAAAGTCGTCAACAGGTGCCAAAAGGAAAACGGAGAGATTGATGAAGCAGAGGGCAAGGTCAAACGTGCAGACGGCGATACGTCCAATGCCAAACTCAAGGTCCGCTTTGCGCCTGCGATCCTCTCGTTCCTCCCCTTTGTGTGGGGAAATTACTGGGTCATTGACCTCGCACCCGATTATAGCTATGCTGTGGTCGGTGAACCAACCCGAAAATATTTCTGGATCCTTTCGCGGACGCCAGCTTTGGACGAGGGCACACTCAATATGATCCTTGACCGCGCAAAAGCAAAAGGGTACGATCTCACTGGCCTTATACGAACCAAGCAATCGATAAGGTAA
- a CDS encoding isoprenylcysteine carboxylmethyltransferase family protein, with translation MKRFQHLLKSVAGIVALLLLLFISAGRINYYQGWIFSAMSLFGVVVNFTSIGEDDELRIERSNPPKDAKEWDRQILKLSALVTIITYVVTGLDSGRYQWSPRLGWDICVLGIVLMFIGQLLFILAKKTNRFFSSVVRIQTDRGHTVCQTGLYKFVRHPGYLGMIISWVGFPLLLGSMWSIIPIAFAIVLLLVRTSLEDEALINELPGYSQYIQKTRYKLIPEIW, from the coding sequence GTGAAGCGATTTCAACATCTACTCAAAAGCGTTGCAGGCATAGTAGCCCTTCTCTTGCTTCTGTTCATAAGCGCTGGCCGAATAAATTATTATCAAGGCTGGATATTTTCAGCAATGAGCCTGTTTGGAGTTGTTGTAAATTTCACTTCGATAGGCGAAGACGATGAGCTTCGTATCGAGCGCTCGAATCCTCCGAAAGACGCTAAAGAATGGGACAGACAAATATTGAAACTTTCAGCCTTGGTTACAATAATCACTTATGTTGTCACTGGATTGGATTCGGGGCGCTATCAATGGTCCCCGCGATTAGGATGGGACATTTGCGTGCTTGGGATCGTTCTTATGTTTATTGGTCAGCTCCTCTTTATTTTGGCCAAGAAAACAAACAGGTTTTTTTCAAGCGTAGTGCGGATACAAACTGACAGAGGGCATACCGTCTGTCAGACGGGGCTCTATAAATTCGTGCGTCATCCCGGGTATCTGGGAATGATCATTTCCTGGGTTGGATTTCCTTTGTTACTCGGTTCGATGTGGAGCATCATCCCAATAGCTTTCGCCATTGTCCTTCTGTTAGTCAGAACATCTCTTGAAGATGAAGCTCTTATCAACGAATTACCGGGGTACAGTCAATACATCCAGAAAACCCGCTACAAATTGATTCCGGAAATATGGTGA
- a CDS encoding VOC family protein: MEKKNFVAAALAISFGFGFAFNTIITDQFNSQSQSKKVTGIGGVFFKCKDPEKLKGWYKEHLGLKTNQYGAMFEWREVPDTTKKGLTQWSPFPQTTRYFDPSTKDFMINYRVENLEPLVDELKKEGVTVVDTIQTYSYGKFVHIMDIEGNKIELWEP, translated from the coding sequence ATGGAAAAGAAGAACTTTGTGGCTGCGGCCCTGGCAATTTCGTTCGGCTTTGGCTTTGCCTTTAATACAATCATTACAGATCAATTCAACAGCCAGTCACAGTCGAAAAAAGTGACAGGCATCGGTGGAGTTTTTTTTAAGTGCAAGGATCCCGAGAAACTGAAAGGTTGGTACAAAGAGCATCTCGGGTTGAAGACTAACCAATACGGCGCGATGTTTGAATGGCGTGAAGTCCCTGATACAACAAAAAAGGGGTTGACACAGTGGAGTCCCTTCCCCCAGACAACAAGATATTTCGATCCATCCACAAAAGACTTCATGATCAATTATCGAGTAGAAAATCTAGAACCGCTTGTTGATGAGCTAAAAAAAGAAGGAGTCACGGTTGTAGACACAATTCAGACGTACAGTTACGGTAAATTTGTTCACATCATGGACATTGAAGGGAACAAAATAGAATTATGGGAGCCCTAG
- a CDS encoding RDD family protein codes for MATFSRRAIAFVLDFFIVALIVGASALPETLKAGAESGNFKMDIDPFHGWELLSLPLYFGLVTYFGRGQTIGKKLLGIRVVSIVHEHLNLWHSLERSLGYGASMLEGGFGFIQYFIHPNRQTVHDRIAETIVIRVESKKAMKSA; via the coding sequence TTGGCAACGTTTTCCCGAAGAGCGATAGCGTTCGTGCTCGACTTCTTTATCGTTGCCCTGATCGTCGGGGCTTCTGCATTGCCGGAAACCCTGAAAGCGGGGGCTGAATCCGGGAATTTCAAAATGGATATCGATCCTTTTCACGGATGGGAACTTCTGAGCCTCCCCCTATATTTTGGGCTAGTCACTTATTTCGGCCGAGGACAAACGATCGGCAAGAAACTGCTTGGAATCCGAGTCGTGTCGATCGTTCACGAACATTTGAATCTCTGGCATTCTCTGGAACGCTCCCTGGGTTACGGAGCATCGATGCTGGAAGGAGGATTCGGTTTTATCCAGTACTTTATTCATCCCAACAGGCAAACCGTTCACGATCGGATTGCAGAGACCATTGTCATCAGGGTCGAATCGAAGAAGGCGATGAAGTCTGCATAA
- a CDS encoding VOC family protein — protein sequence MKRVTGIGGIFFKAKDAPSLQAWYKRHLGIDVQAWGGASFDWTDAHGKPVAGTTAWLINPQESNYFAPSSAPFMVNYRVEDLYALVKALKQEGCNVLEKIDESEYGKFAWVIDPEGNKVELWEPPQGQ from the coding sequence ATGAAACGAGTCACTGGCATCGGCGGCATTTTTTTCAAGGCCAAAGACGCTCCGTCGCTGCAAGCTTGGTACAAACGGCATTTAGGAATCGATGTCCAAGCTTGGGGCGGAGCATCCTTCGATTGGACCGACGCCCATGGGAAACCGGTTGCTGGCACAACTGCCTGGTTGATCAATCCGCAAGAAAGCAATTACTTTGCTCCGAGTTCTGCCCCCTTCATGGTGAACTATCGTGTGGAAGACCTCTACGCCTTGGTCAAGGCCTTGAAGCAGGAGGGCTGCAATGTGCTCGAGAAGATCGACGAATCTGAATATGGAAAATTTGCCTGGGTCATTGATCCGGAGGGAAACAAGGTCGAGCTATGGGAACCGCCTCAGGGCCAATAA
- a CDS encoding choice-of-anchor D domain-containing protein, with protein MKTTRPHYLVILTSLIFATSLFAQLSFRRIPMQWETVTPYQIMAVTVSPKSSSVFTLAYEAGIMRSSDAGASWDIVLPVSTDSPELPRSLMADDSGNIYLGTPSGELYRGTNDGTQWVKIATLPYPIESICPSKTGTLFAAAGWLYYSTDGGNTWNYRNDEWFRNCFLVAETPGGQLIAASAYNRNITRSMDGGKTWTLDSGSIAGSVVTPVTFAANQHGAFLIWYTGFLNNSGETFGGILRSTATARTWETKFSGFGSAAIVTDRDGDFIISQLFSPGKGTMLFSDDDGVTLKPIDGPTEFHAATDKNQFYYCGGDGSYLYRGKLMPVPGPLQDFGPVGVNNSRNLQLTISNPTSTTISLIAVWTNSTAFGAITPLPISIPANNSSVITVAFTPKSYGSFADTLRIFNVTDDELRVPVQGICPYPSMILSTSLLDFGPLNQGTSGMMGLTIRSSSLSPLRVDSLGLSSREFTFAPISFPLSLSYGDSLEVTVFCTSTGAQNAHDTLRVYGNAIQGVGAVAALVNYADLVVAPKDIDFIQAKVDSTSSGSLFLTNPYRSPLRIDTIYTRTSTFSAAQGAIPNVMTGHATYRLPLAFHPTLQRFFYDTLFIATEGAHSLTAVPLRGTGSAFNRIVSLSLGNTWAYKYHSLHETQGQTSTWDYTTQKRVIGDTTIGAQVWKILQVASVPDTTSHSFELWRCDTTLLVSSSAPGFQGTLFNRLVTADSSWLPPLKIQTTDFVIVGSNDQWGGFRSSQQWGESYNSDPEWAQTNSSTTVDGIGPASYTDDESSRMNDSYTSSTGTLAAALIDGVVYGDTTLVSVREEQAGVSTTVSTYLLLQNYPNPFNPVTTIAFRIADIGVRNQSHVKLVVYDLLGREVRVLVNEVKAPGTYSVRFDGSGLASGVYFYRLQADAYVQTKKFILLK; from the coding sequence ATGAAGACGACAAGACCACACTATTTAGTAATATTGACTTCACTGATCTTTGCAACGAGCCTTTTTGCCCAGCTTTCGTTCAGACGGATCCCGATGCAATGGGAGACTGTTACGCCATATCAGATCATGGCCGTGACGGTAAGTCCGAAAAGCTCATCGGTCTTCACGTTGGCGTACGAGGCGGGCATCATGCGCTCGAGTGATGCGGGAGCATCATGGGATATTGTTCTGCCTGTTTCCACTGATTCCCCAGAGCTTCCCCGATCGCTTATGGCGGATGACTCAGGAAACATATACCTTGGAACGCCCAGCGGTGAATTATACCGCGGCACGAATGATGGAACTCAATGGGTGAAAATCGCCACTCTCCCCTACCCGATCGAATCGATATGCCCGTCTAAAACTGGGACTCTCTTTGCAGCAGCCGGTTGGCTCTATTATTCTACTGACGGGGGCAATACCTGGAATTACCGGAATGATGAATGGTTTAGGAACTGTTTCCTTGTAGCCGAAACGCCCGGAGGGCAGCTCATTGCTGCATCGGCGTACAATAGAAATATTACCCGCTCAATGGACGGTGGGAAGACCTGGACCCTCGATTCTGGAAGCATAGCCGGGTCAGTCGTCACACCCGTCACATTCGCTGCGAATCAGCATGGCGCCTTTCTCATATGGTACACTGGATTCCTGAATAATTCTGGCGAAACCTTCGGAGGCATTCTTCGATCCACCGCAACAGCTCGAACCTGGGAAACGAAATTTAGCGGATTCGGATCAGCAGCTATTGTAACTGATCGTGATGGAGACTTCATTATCTCGCAGTTGTTTTCGCCAGGCAAAGGAACAATGCTATTTTCAGATGACGACGGCGTGACCTTAAAACCGATCGACGGACCAACTGAGTTCCATGCCGCGACGGACAAAAACCAGTTCTACTATTGCGGCGGAGACGGCAGTTATCTCTACAGGGGGAAATTAATGCCGGTTCCAGGCCCGTTGCAGGATTTCGGGCCAGTGGGGGTGAATAACTCCAGGAACCTGCAACTGACCATATCCAATCCGACATCAACTACGATTTCACTCATTGCTGTCTGGACCAATTCAACGGCGTTCGGAGCCATCACTCCTCTGCCTATAAGTATTCCGGCCAACAACAGCAGTGTCATCACGGTGGCATTTACTCCGAAGAGTTATGGGAGTTTTGCGGACACCCTCCGGATATTCAATGTAACAGATGATGAACTCCGTGTCCCAGTACAAGGGATATGCCCGTACCCCTCCATGATATTGTCAACGAGTCTACTGGATTTCGGACCCTTGAATCAGGGAACCAGCGGTATGATGGGACTAACCATCAGGAGCAGTTCACTAAGTCCTCTCCGTGTTGATTCATTGGGCCTCTCATCCAGGGAATTTACTTTCGCACCGATCTCGTTCCCTTTGTCACTCTCATATGGTGATAGCCTTGAGGTCACAGTCTTTTGCACGTCCACTGGCGCACAGAACGCACATGACACATTACGGGTTTACGGCAATGCAATCCAGGGTGTCGGAGCTGTGGCCGCGCTGGTAAACTATGCTGACCTTGTTGTTGCTCCAAAGGACATTGACTTCATCCAAGCGAAGGTCGATAGCACGTCTTCAGGGAGTCTATTCCTTACCAATCCATATCGCAGTCCGCTCAGAATCGACACAATCTACACGCGCACATCAACCTTCAGTGCCGCACAAGGTGCAATTCCAAATGTTATGACCGGTCACGCCACCTATCGTCTTCCCCTTGCTTTCCATCCTACTTTGCAACGATTTTTCTACGACACACTCTTTATTGCAACCGAAGGAGCACATTCCCTTACTGCTGTGCCTCTTCGAGGAACCGGTTCCGCGTTCAACAGGATCGTCTCGCTCTCACTGGGCAACACATGGGCATACAAATACCACAGTCTCCATGAAACACAAGGTCAAACATCGACCTGGGACTACACCACACAAAAAAGAGTAATCGGTGATACGACGATTGGCGCACAGGTGTGGAAAATTCTTCAAGTCGCTTCCGTCCCGGACACAACGTCTCATTCCTTTGAATTGTGGCGGTGTGATACCACATTATTGGTTTCATCCTCGGCGCCGGGGTTTCAGGGGACGCTCTTCAACAGACTGGTGACGGCAGACTCATCATGGTTACCTCCTTTGAAAATTCAGACGACTGATTTTGTAATAGTAGGATCAAATGACCAGTGGGGGGGCTTTCGATCCTCCCAGCAATGGGGGGAATCATACAACAGTGATCCGGAATGGGCGCAAACGAACTCTTCCACAACTGTGGATGGAATAGGACCAGCATCGTATACCGACGACGAATCCTCAAGGATGAATGACTCCTACACATCCTCAACGGGTACCCTCGCTGCCGCATTGATCGACGGAGTGGTGTACGGTGATACAACACTTGTATCAGTTCGGGAGGAACAAGCTGGTGTTTCAACAACTGTAAGCACATATTTACTTTTGCAGAACTATCCAAATCCGTTTAATCCTGTGACAACAATAGCCTTTCGGATAGCGGATATCGGAGTACGGAATCAATCACATGTGAAGCTTGTCGTCTATGACCTTCTTGGCCGCGAGGTTAGGGTACTGGTCAATGAGGTCAAAGCTCCCGGAACATACTCCGTGAGATTCGACGGTTCAGGCCTGGCGAGCGGAGTGTACTTCTATCGGTTGCAGGCCGATGCATACGTTCAGACCAAAAAATTTATTCTACTTAAGTGA